One Mycolicibacterium sp. TUM20985 genomic window, CCTCGACGAGTCAGCCCAGGATCCGAAGCCCCAGGATCCTCCGCCGCCCCCCGACGTACCCGACCCCGAACCCGAACCCGATCGCGCCGGCGATAGCAAGCTCGAGAACGGGTCCACGGGGCTCGACGGTCGTGGGCCGGCGGTGTTCGTCCGCCCACCCGCGGGTCGCCCGCTAACCGACGGCCTCGTCCCGCGCACCCCCGGGTTCCTGAATCACCTTCGGCCGGCGATCACGACCCGCGGCCGGTTCCTGCCCGGCCCGGTCTTCCAGCGCGTAGCCCTCGCGGCGACGGTGAGCAGGATCGTGCATCCCGGGCAGGCCCCACCGGAGCCGCGGTACGCCCCGTCGAAGAAGTTGGCCGACTTCGTTCGCTGCCGCGATCTGACGTGCCGCTTCCCGGGCTGTCACGTCCCGGCCACCAATTGTGATGTGGACCATACGATTCCGTGGCCCCAAGGCCCCACCCAAGCCGCCAACTTGAAGGCTGTATGCCGTCGACATCACTTGTTGAAGACGTTCTGGCCCGGCTGGCGAGACCGCCAGTACCCCGACGGCAGGGTCGAATGGACAGACCCGGATGGGCAGAGTCATGTCACGACTCCGGGGAGCCGACTGCTGTTCCCCGAACTCTCCGAACCCACCGCACCCGTCACCGGCGCCACCACCCCGCCCGTCAACAACACGCCAGGGCTGACCATGCCCCGACGCAAGACCACCAGAACCCAAGACCGCGCCCGCCGCATCCACGCAGAACGCGAGTACAACCGCGCGGCCGCCGAAGAGGCTCCACCCGAAGAGGCTCCACCCGAAGCGGCCGAGAACAGATCCTGATGCGGCACGTCGGCGATCAGGTCCGCCGTGCCGGCCCGCCCTCTACCGGCGGATGCAGCCGAGGCGCGGCCCGTCAGCAACGTTGATCTTGAATTGGGATCGGTAGTGGCCCGGAAGGTGTGTACTCGACGCGGTAACGACACGTCGCCTCAGAACGGGGCGCGCATCTACATGGAGAGACTATTTCATGGTCAACATCATCAAGCGGACCCTCGCGGGTGCGTTGATTTCAGGCTTCGGCGCGGTCGCCACTCTGTGGATCGCCGCGTTGGCACCGGACGTCGCACCTGCGCAAGCTGACTCGCGGTGCGACCCGGTATGCCACGGCACCTGGTGCCCGGGGGATCCCATCAACTACCAAGTGAAAGACCTAGCGGTGGGGTGGGACCCGAACGTTTGCCACGAATTCCACCAGGTAGCCGGCCAGCCAGGGGTGTACGCCGAGGGCCCACTTCCCCCGGGCACATTCGTCTGCCCGCCGTTCGCGTTCATGTGCCCTTAAGCGCTAGAACAGATCCGCTAGAACAGATCCTTGTGCGGCACGTCGGTGACCAGACCGCCGTCCACCACGAACTCGCTTCCGGTCGCATAGGACGACTCGTCGCTGGCGAGGAACACGATGAAGGTCGCCACCTCCTCGGATTGACCCGGGCGGCCGAGCGGCGTTGTCACCATGTCCTCGGGGAAGTGCTTCGTCATCGGCGTGCGGATGAAACCGGGGTGTAGCGAGTTCACGCGGATGTTGTGCTTCCCGAGTTCGAGCGCCGCCGATTTGGCCAGTCCGCGCACGGCCCACTTCGACGCCACATAGGGGTGCACCATGGGAGCACCCCGCAGGCCCTCGATGGACGACACGTTGATGATCGATCCGCCGCCCGCCTCCTTCATCGCTGCGACGGAGGCTTGCATGCCGAGGAAGGTGCCGGTGAGGTTGACGTCGATGACCTTCTGCCACTTGTCCATGTCGAAGCTGCCGATCTTGCCCAGCGCGACGATTCCAGCGTTGTTGACCAACACGTTGAGCTTGCCGAACTCGGCTATCGCCAGCGCGACGGCCGCCTCCCACTGGTCGGCTTCGGTGACGTCGAGGTGGACGTAGCGCGCCGACTCCCCGATTTCGTCGGCGAGGGCCTTGCCTTCCTCGTCCAGGATGTCGCCGATGACCACTTTCGCACCCTCGGCGACCAGCATCCGAGCATGCGCAGCGCCCATCCCCCGCGCCCCGCCGCTGATCAGTGCAACTTTTTCGTCCACGCGTCCCATGACGGGTCAGGCTACCGCATGCCGTTTGCGAACTAGAACCTGTTCCAATTCATGGCATCGGCCCGCATACTGCTGGGCATTACGTGAGGAGAAATCAATGGCGATTCGCGTCGCGCTCATCGGCACCGGCAACTGTGGCAGCCTCGCGCTCAAACAGTTGATCACCGACCGGCGCTTCGACCTGACCGCGGTGTGGGTCTCGTCGGACGCCAAGGTCGGCAAGGATGCCGGCGAACTCGCCGGGCTCGACGTGTCGACCGGCGTGCTCGCGACCAACGATCTCCAGGCCATCGTCGCGTCGAACCCGGAGTGCGTCGTCTACTGCGCGATGGGTGACGTCCGGCTGGCAGAGGCGATGGCCGACGTCCGGCTGTTCCTGGCGGCGGGCATCAACGTGGTCGGCTCAGCCCCGGGTGTCCTGCAGTATCCCTGGCAGGTCATCCCGGACAAGTACATCGAACGCGTCGAACAAGCTGCGCGAGAGGGCAATTCAAGCGTCTTCATCACCGGCGTCGACCCTGGGTTCGCCACCGATCTGTTGCCCTTCGCCCTCGCTGGAACTTGCCAGAGCATCCAGCAGATCCGGACGATGGAGATCGCCGACTACGCCACGTACGACGGCGTGACAGTCATGTTCGACGTGATGGGGTTCGGCAACGAGATCGGTGACTTCCCCATGTTGTTCCAGCCGGGCGTCCTCGGCATTGCGTGGGGCACGGCCATCAGGCAGCTGGCAGCCGGCTTGGGTGTCGAGGTCGACGAGATCAGGGACTCGGTCGAGCAGGAACCTGCGCCCGAGGACCTGGACGTCGCGGCCGGCCACATCGCCAAGGGAACCGTTGCCGCACTTCGCTTTCAGATCGAGGGCATGGTGAAGGGTCATCCCGTCATCGTGATCGAGCACGTCACCCGTCTGCGGGCCGACCTGCGGCCGGACTGGGCCCAACCCGCGCACCCGGGCGGTTCCTATCGGGTGGAGATCACCGGCGAGCCGTCATACGTGGTGGACATCGTTCCTACCAGCCGCCATGGCGGTGCGCCCTACGCGGCCATCCTCGCGGCGGCAGCCAGGATCGTGAACTCGATACCGGACGTGCTGGCGGCCGCCCCCGGCATCCGGACCACCCTCGACCTGCCGCTACTGACCGGACGGGGTGTCGTCTCGGTCGGGTAGAAAGCGAGTTCGGATCTCGGTCCACACCAGGCGGACCGTCGTTCCGCCGGTGGACGTCTGGATCGACGCGCGGTCGGACAACGCCTTCATGAGCGCAATTCCTCGGCCACGAGTGCGATCGCGCGGGGTCGACGGTGCGGTCCGCCACGAACCGTGATCGGCAACGGTTACGGTCAGCGTCGCCTGGGTCGGATCGTATTGCGCTCTCACGTCCATCGTGCCCAGAAAACCGGTTGACGGATAAGCGAATTCGGCGGTATTCGCCAAGGCTTCATAGGTGGCCAGCAACAGATCGCTGGCGCGGTACGCATCCAAGTCGAGCGCACCGTTCAGCCACCGGGAGAACTCGTCGCGGGTCTGTGCCGCCATCCGTGGATCCGCCGGCACGCCCACGCGCTCGAAGCGTTCGGCGGAGGAGGCGCCTGCCCGGGTAATTGAATCGATCATCGCCTCCAACGGTTACCCGATCGGCCGACCGACTAAGCGTAGCTAAGCGGAAAACGCCGCAAGTGCCTCATCGAGCGTCGAATGCAGCGGCACGATGTCGGCGATGCCGACCAGCTTCAGCGGCCGACTAGTCGCTGGTCCCTCCGCCACGATGTGCAGGCCGATTCCCTCGGGCGCCGCGTCATGTGCCGCCACGAGCACCCCCATGCCGGCCGATGCCAGGAACTCGACGTCGGTGAAGTCCACGACGATGCCCTGCGGCGACTTCGCGAACGAGGCGTGAATCGCCTGCTCGAGTTGGGGTGCGGTGAGCATGTCGACGACTCCGGACGTTGCGATGATCGCGACCTGCCCGATCCATCGTTCGGTAACTTCGCAGGTCGATCCGGATGCCGCAGAAGTGCCGTCGGTCGATTCCCGTTGTTCGTTCAAAGCCCGTCTTCCATGTCCAACCGCATCGAAGAAATGCGTATCGCCGTGATTCTCCCCCACCTCAGGCTCTGGCTGAACCTCGCGCGAGTTTGAAACCGCCGGGTAGAACCTAGCCGATGGGGGTGTCATCGTGCCCACCAGCCGTTGGTTGCCCACCCTTAGGATGTCATCTAGCGGTCACACCGTCACTGTCCCCGTCCCGTGGATGTGATGTTGCAATGGAGTCTCGGGGCGGGCTGCCGTCGTCATCAGCGCCACGAGGAGCGACATGAACGTGGATGCACCCGTGGCGCGCCAGCTCGACGAGATTGCGTCGGCTCCGCAGGGTGATCGGGTCGGCGCCTTCTTCGACCTCGATGGGACTCTGGTGTCGGGATTCACGGCCACCGCCCACGCGGGACACCGCATCCATGCCCGTCAGGCCAGTATCGGAGAGGTGATCGGGGTCCTCGAGGCCTCGCTGCGGTATCGACTGGGTCGGATGGAGTTCGAGCGGCTGGTCGTCCGCGCCGCGGGCTACCTGCGGGGCGATTCACTCGATGCGCTCGACGAGCTCGGTGACTACCTCTTCCGCCGCCACATCGAGACCCGGGTGTTCGCGCAGATGCACGACGTCGTCCGTGCCCACCAGGCGCGAGGGCACACCGTCGTGCTGAGTTCGTCGGCGCTCAGCATCCACGCCGAGCCGGTCGCGCGATACCTGGGCATCGAGCGCGTCATCTGCAATCAGTTCGAGGTCGACGGCGCCCGGCGGCTGACCGGTGGAATCGTCACCCCGATCATCTGGGGTGCTGGTAAGGCCGCGGCGGTCGCGCGGTTCGCCGACGAGCGCGGCGTCGACCTCCGGCTCAGCTACTTCTACGCCGACGGTGACGAGGACGTCGCTCTGATGCGGGTCATCGGCCAGCCCCGGCCGGTCAATCCGCGCGCCGGTCTCGCGGCGGAGGCGCTGCGCAACGGTTGGCCGGTGCTCAGGGTGAGCACCGGTCCGGCCCGCCGGGGACCTGCTGCGGTGCTTCGGCGCCTCGGCGGGAGTCGATGATGGCCCGCACCGTCCGACGACAGCGCCCGCACTCACTTCCTGCACCGCATGCGTCGGCGACTTGCCGGGACGTCGTGGCACCGGCGTCGACCGCCCTGGCGACCGCCTGATTGGTGACGCCTGCGCAGAGGCAGACGTACATCAGCGATCCCCGCCGATGCGGACCATCGTGTCGAAGCGGCCGACGAACACGGGCGGATAGGCGCCGATCCCGGCCTTGACGAGCCATTCGGCGGCCAACTCCGAGTCGCTCAGCCAGTGTCGGGCGTGATCCTCGTCGTCGATCTGCAGCAGCATCATGACTTCGAGCGGATTGTCGAACGCGCTGAAGATCGTCACCGTCCTGACACCGGCGCCGCGCATGTCGTCGCTGGTCTCGTGGACGTGACGGCGCAGCGCGGCCAGATCGTCGACGGGTGTCACCATCGAGACCACCACCTCGGGCACGGTGGCCTCCGCGGCGGGGTTGAGCACCAGTCGTTCGATCAACTCGCCAGCGAACACCGCTGGGATGTCGTCCACGCCCACCGCGTCGAACCACTCGAAGAAGACACGGGACCGCAGCAGGTCGAGCACGGGTTCGCGCGCGTGCACGGCGATGACGGCCAACACGCGTTCGGGGTCGGTGGTCGACGTGTAGACCAGCGCGTGGTGCGCCCCCAGGTCGCGGAGGCCATCCTGGCGGCGTTCGAGCAGCGGGCCGACGCGCTCGGGGTGCGACACCCGGTAATCGGAGGCGAGGACGAGCGAATGGTCGAGCCAGTGCGTCACAAGGGTGTCCTCCGGTGCTGACGAGCGCGGACTGATCTTACGGAATGTGCCCAGTTGCCAACGGTGGTCGACGAACGTACTAAACTAGAACACGTTCCAGTTCGTTCGCGAGCGCGACCCGCCCCACTTCGAGGAGCCACCCGGCATGCACACTCCCCTCTGCGACCAGCTCGGCATCGAGTTCCCGATCTTCGCGTTCACACACTGCCGCGACGTGGTCGTCGCCGTCAGCAAGGCCGGCGGCTTCGGGGTTCTCGGGGCGGTTGGCTTCACGCCCGAGCAACTCGAGATCGAGCTCAACTGGATCGACGAGCACATCGGTGAGCACACCTACGGCGTCGACATCGTCATCCCGAATAAGTACGAGGGCATGGACTCCAACCTGTCCGCCGACGAACTTGCCAAGATGCTCGTCGACATGGTGCCCCAGGAGCACCTCGACTTCGCCAAGAAGATCCTCACCGATCACGGCGTCCCGCTGACGGCGGAGGACAACGAGAGCACGCTGCAGCTGCTCGGCTGGACCGAGGCGACGGCCACCCCACAGGTCGAGGTCGCGCTCAAGCACCCGAAGATGACGTTGATCGCCAACGCGCTCGGGACCCCGCCCAAGGACATGATCGATCACATTCACGCCGAGGGCCGGACGGTTGCCGCGCTCTGCGGATCGCCCAGCCAGGCGCGCAAGCACGCCGACGCCGGCGTCGACATCATCATCGCCCAGGGCGGCGAGGCCGGCGGGCACAGCGGCGAGATCGGTTCGATCGTGCTGTGGCCGCAGGTCGTCAAGGAGGTCGCACCCGTGCCGGTGCTCGCGGCCGGCGGCATCGGCAGCGGGCAGCAGATTGCCGCAGCGCTGGCGCTCGGTGCGCAGGGCGCCTGGACGGGCTCCCAGTGGCTGATGGTCGAGGAGGCCGAGAACACCCCGGTCCAGCAGGCGGCCTACGTGAAGGCGGGCAGCCACGACACCGTCCGCAGCCGTTCGTTCACCGGCAAGCCCGCGCGGATGCTGCGCAACGACTGGACCGACGCGTGGGAGAACCCGGACAACCCCCAGCCGCTCGGGATGCCATTGCAGTTCATGGTCTCCGGACTGGCCGTATCCGCCACCAACAAGTACCCCAACGAATCCGTGGACGTCGCATTCAACCCGGTTGGCCAGGTGGTGGGCCAGTTCTCCAAGGTGGAGAAGACCTCGGCCGTCATCGAGCGCTGGGTCCAGGAGTACCTCGAGGCCACCGGTGCCCTCAACGCGCTCAACGAGGCGGCCGGCGTCTAAATCGCCCAGCAGTCCGCAAGCGGTTCCAGCTTGCGGTCTGTTCGGCGGGCTCCGAATTATGTATGCTGCTCTACATAATGGCGACTCCCCGCGAACGCATGATCACCTCGACGGCATTGTTGATCCGGGAGCGCGGCGCCCACTCGACCGCGATCTCCGACGTGCTGGAGCACAGCGGGGCGCCGCGCGGCTCGGCATATCACCACTTCCCCGGCGGCCGCACCCAATTGCTGGCTGAGGCCGTGGACTTCGCGGCCGACTACGTCGCGGCCCAGATCGACGGTGCCACAAGCGCTCTCGAGGCACTCGACGCGGTCGTGACCGGGTTCCGCCGAGCGCTCCTCGAATCCGACTTCCGGGCCGGCTGTCCCGTGGTGGCGGTGGCCGTCGAGGCGGACAATCTGCCGGTTCTCGACCGGGCGGGCGCGGCCTTCGTGCGCTGGACCGATCTGATCGTCAGCCGGCTCGTCTCCGAAGGGGTCACCAGCCCCCGCGCGCGAGAGCTGGCGGTCTTCCTCACCTCGGCGATCGAGGGCGCGATCGTCATCGCCAGGGCCACCAGGGACGTGGGTCCGTTGGACTCGACGCACCGCCAGCTGCGGGCGTTAGTGGAAGCCGAAAGAGGGAGCGCTCGACATGACCGCTGAGTGGCAGCCGACCGCGTGCATCCTGTGCGAGTGCAACTGCGGCATCGTCGTACAGGTCGAGGACCGCGTACTGGCCAAGATCCGCGGTGACAAGCAGCATCCCGCGTCGCAGGGCTACACCTGCAACAAGGCCCTGCGGCTCGACCACTATCAGAACAGCCGCAATAGGCTGACCGCACCGCTGCGCAGGCGCGCCGACGGCAGCTACGAGGAGATCGACTGGGACACTGCGATCACCGAGATCGCCGACGGCTTCGCGAAGGTTCGCGACGAGCACGGCGGCGACAAGATCTTCTACTACGGCGGTGGCGGGCAGGGCAATCACCTCGGCGGCGCGTACAGCGGCGCGTTCCTCAAGGCGATCGGGTCGAGATACCGGTCGAATGCCCTGGCGCAGGAGAAGACTGGCGAATATTGGGTCGACGCCCACCTGTACGGTGGCCACACCCGCGGCGAGTTCGAGCATGCCGAGGTCGCGGTGTTCGTCGGGAAGAACCCGTGGATGTCGCAGAGCTTCCCGCGCGCTCGCGTGGTGCTCAACGACATCGCCAAGGATCCGGCCCGGTCGATGATCGTGATCGATCCGGTCGTCACCGACACCGCGAAGCTCGCCGACTTCCACCTGCGCGTGCAGCCCGGCACCGACGCGTGGTGCCTGGCGGCGCTCGCCGCGGTACTGGTGCAGGAGCAGCTCTGCGACGAGCCCTTCCTGGCCGAGCACGTCACGGGCGTCGACACGGTCCGCGCGGTACTGGCCGACGTGCCGATCGGCGACTACGCGCGACGCTGCGGTGTCGACGATGACCTGCTGCGGGCGGCCGCCCGCCGGATCGCGGCGGCCGCGAGCGTCTCGGTGTTCGAGGATCTCGGCATTCAGCAGGCGCCCAACAGCACGCTGTGCTCGTACCTGAACAAACTGCTGTGGATCCTGACCGGTAACTTCGCCAAACGTGGTGCACAGCATCTGCATTCGTCGTTCGCACCGCTATTCGCCGTCGGTGGGGTCGGTCGCACGCCGGTCACGGGCGCTCCGGTCATCGCGGGGCTGGTGCCGAGCAACGTCGTGCCGCAGGAGATCCTGACCGAGCACGAGGACCGCTTCCGCGCCATGATCGTGGAGAGCAGCAACCCCGCGCACTCGATCGCCGACTCGCCTGCGGTCATCGCGGCGCTCGAGTCACTGGAGTTGCTCGTCGTCATCGACGTCGCCATGACGGAGACGGCGCGGCTCGCCGATTACGTGCTGCCGGCGGCAAGTCAGTTCGAGAAGCCCGAGGCGACGTTCTTCAATCTCGAGTTCCCGCACAACACCTTTCACCTCCGTCACCCCCTCATGGAGCCGCTGCCCGGAACGCTGGCCGAGCCGGAGATCTGGGCCAGGCTGGTGCGGGCGCTCGGCGTCGTCGACGATGCGGAGCTGGCGCCGCTGCGCCGGGCCGCGACCGAGGGGTTGGACGCCTACGCGCAGGCGTTCCTGATCGCCGTCAGCACCAACCCGGCGTTGGGACGGGTGCTGCCCTTCGTGCTGTACGAGACGTTGGGACCGACGTTGCCCGACGGTTTGGCGGGCGCGGCAGCGCTGTGGGGCCTGGCGCAGAAGACGGCCATGGCGTATCCGGAGGCGGTGCGACGCGCCGGCCACGCCGACGGTAACGCGTTGTTCGAGGCGATCATGTCGAGCCGGTCGGGCGTGACGTTCACCGAGCACGAGTACGTCGACGACTTCGCCCTGATCACGCATCCCGATCGTCGTATCGCGCTGGACATCCCGGAGATGCTCGACGGCGTCCGGGCCCTGCGGGATGCGCCGACCCGACTCACCAGCGCCGAGTTCCCCATGGTGCTGTCCGCCGGGGAGCGTCGCGCCTACACCGCGAACGACATCCTCCGCGACCCGAGCTGGCGCAAGCGGGACATCGACGGCGCACTACGGATCAGTCCGGAGGATGCCACCGCAATCGGTCTCGTCGACGGTGGCCGGGCCAGGATCACCACCTCGGCGGGTACCGCCGAGGCCACCGTGGAGATCAGCGACGTCATGCTGGCGGGTCACGTGTCGCTGCCCAACGGTTACGGCGTGGACTACGTCGAACCAGACGGATCGGCGACGACACCCGGGGTTGCCCCCAACGCGTTGACCTCGACGGAGTGGCGGGATCCCTACGCAGGCACGCCGTGGCACAAGCACGTTCCCGCCCGGGTCGAGGCGGTGGCCGGCGCCAGGTGAACTTGCACCCGGTGCGGCGTTGCGGCTTACATGGTGGACATGCCTGAAATGGATCGTCGCCGGATGTTGATGACGGGTGTCGGCCTGCTGGGTGCGGCCGTCGCCCTCCCCGGAGCCACGGCCCACGCGTCGCGCGGAGACCTGCCCGCCGCTCCCCCGCCGGTCAAGTACCTCTTCAGGGACGAGTTCGACGGGCCTGCCGGCTCAGCGCCGGACGCTTCCAAGTGGGAGACCGCACTGGCCCGCGAGGACATGGAGGACCCGACGTTCTGGGAGCTGCCCGGCAACGTCGGGCAGTACCGCGACGATCGCCGCAACGTCTTCCTCGACGGCAAGTCCAATCTCGTCTTCCGCGCGGCCAAGGACGGCAACACCTATTACAGCGGCAAGCTGTTCGGCAAGTACCGGGGGCCGATCGGCACCACCTGGGAAGCGCGCATCAAGCTGAACTGCCTGACGCCCGGCGCGTGGCCTGCTTGGTACCTGGCCAACAACAACCCCGTCAACGGCGGCGAAGTCGACATCATGGAGTGGTACGGCAACGGCAGTTGGGCGTCGGGCACCACCGTCCACGCCAAACTGAACGGCGGCGAGAACTCGAGCCAGACTGTCGCCTTCGACAGTGCCTGGCACACCTGGCGCGCCAAGTGGGATGCCGACGGTATCCGCTTCTGGAAGGACTACGTAGACGGGGCGCAACCGTACTTCGACGTGCCGGCGACCGCGCTCCCGGATTGGCCGTTCAACACCCCGGGCTACACCCTGTTCCCGATCCTGAACCTCGCCGTCGCGGGTTCCGGTGGCGGCGATCCGTCCGGCGGCAGTTACCCGGCGGACATGCTCGTCGACTACGTCCGCGTCTGGTAGCCGTTCACCCGAAGAGTAGGGCGCTGGCGCGCCGCAGGATCTGCGCCCGGGTGCGCCCGTCATGCTCGGCGGCGACGAAGTGGTTGCCGATGGCGAGTGAGAATGCCAGCAGCGCAAGGGGTTCGACGTCATCGGCATCGTCGGTGAAGGTTGCGATCTGCGAGCGTAGATAATCCATTCTGCCGTTGTCGACCCGCTTGAGTCGTTCGGCGACTGCCGCGTCCCGGCGAGCCCAGTCCCGAACGGCGAGGTCGACCGGCAACAGCGCGGCCGAGAACGTCAGCATGCCCGCATAGGTGACCTTGGTGCGGGCGTCACCGCCTTCGCGTTCGACTCTGTCCAGGACGTCGTCGGTGCTCCGGCGCTCCCAGGTATCGAGCAGTTCATCGAGAAACGCTGGCCTGCTGTCGAATTGGTGATAGAAACCGCCCCGCGACACCCCCATCGTCTGCGCAAGTACGTCGACCCGCACGGCATCGGGACCGCCGTCCGCGAGCGCCGCCAAACCGGCGTCGATCCACTCCGCGCGCGAGGTGCGGGTCGGTGCGGGCATCAGGACCACCCGAAAGGCATTGACATGTCTCGAGAATAAAGCATACAGTTGTGTATGGTTGATATCGCGAACGAATTGCCCCGCGTCACGCAGATCGATCCGCCGCCGGAGGTCCGCGCCCTCAGCAGCCTGCCCAGGGTCGACTACGCGGACGCGTTCCTCGTCCAAGGCGACGCGCCGCCGGATTGGACTGCTCGCCGCTGGGCCGGTGCAGTGCTGGAGGAGCCGCCCGCCGAGCTGCGGGCGACGCTGGCGTCCGGCTGGGCGGCGCTCGGCCTGA contains:
- a CDS encoding HAD family hydrolase produces the protein MNVDAPVARQLDEIASAPQGDRVGAFFDLDGTLVSGFTATAHAGHRIHARQASIGEVIGVLEASLRYRLGRMEFERLVVRAAGYLRGDSLDALDELGDYLFRRHIETRVFAQMHDVVRAHQARGHTVVLSSSALSIHAEPVARYLGIERVICNQFEVDGARRLTGGIVTPIIWGAGKAAAVARFADERGVDLRLSYFYADGDEDVALMRVIGQPRPVNPRAGLAAEALRNGWPVLRVSTGPARRGPAAVLRRLGGSR
- a CDS encoding HNH endonuclease signature motif containing protein encodes the protein MFDSLVAQTAGARGTGAVEVWARVESAACARRLAAMVRVLEAAYAADGSAEREQWCVDNWDAVCAQIGAAQRMTGKSVSNLLLTAVALQERFPKVAAVFAAGLLTLAQVRLIVTRSAAVTDPDALAKLDEALADAAAGWEPMSLDRTEKAVDAFIARFDPLALHRTQTKARGRSVDIDVDDGSGMAQLFATLFTPDAEAFGGRLDAMADTVCEADPRTKDQRRADAIGALGRGADRLACLCGREDCTAASNPPAAGVVVYVIAHQDSLDESAQDPKPQDPPPPPDVPDPEPEPDRAGDSKLENGSTGLDGRGPAVFVRPPAGRPLTDGLVPRTPGFLNHLRPAITTRGRFLPGPVFQRVALAATVSRIVHPGQAPPEPRYAPSKKLADFVRCRDLTCRFPGCHVPATNCDVDHTIPWPQGPTQAANLKAVCRRHHLLKTFWPGWRDRQYPDGRVEWTDPDGQSHVTTPGSRLLFPELSEPTAPVTGATTPPVNNTPGLTMPRRKTTRTQDRARRIHAEREYNRAAAEEAPPEEAPPEAAENRS
- a CDS encoding STAS domain-containing protein, whose product is MTPPSARFYPAVSNSREVQPEPEVGENHGDTHFFDAVGHGRRALNEQRESTDGTSAASGSTCEVTERWIGQVAIIATSGVVDMLTAPQLEQAIHASFAKSPQGIVVDFTDVEFLASAGMGVLVAAHDAAPEGIGLHIVAEGPATSRPLKLVGIADIVPLHSTLDEALAAFSA
- a CDS encoding glucose 1-dehydrogenase, coding for MGRVDEKVALISGGARGMGAAHARMLVAEGAKVVIGDILDEEGKALADEIGESARYVHLDVTEADQWEAAVALAIAEFGKLNVLVNNAGIVALGKIGSFDMDKWQKVIDVNLTGTFLGMQASVAAMKEAGGGSIINVSSIEGLRGAPMVHPYVASKWAVRGLAKSAALELGKHNIRVNSLHPGFIRTPMTKHFPEDMVTTPLGRPGQSEEVATFIVFLASDESSYATGSEFVVDGGLVTDVPHKDLF
- a CDS encoding ATP-binding protein, which encodes MIDSITRAGASSAERFERVGVPADPRMAAQTRDEFSRWLNGALDLDAYRASDLLLATYEALANTAEFAYPSTGFLGTMDVRAQYDPTQATLTVTVADHGSWRTAPSTPRDRTRGRGIALMKALSDRASIQTSTGGTTVRLVWTEIRTRFLPDRDDTPSGQ
- a CDS encoding TetR/AcrR family transcriptional regulator, whose translation is MATPRERMITSTALLIRERGAHSTAISDVLEHSGAPRGSAYHHFPGGRTQLLAEAVDFAADYVAAQIDGATSALEALDAVVTGFRRALLESDFRAGCPVVAVAVEADNLPVLDRAGAAFVRWTDLIVSRLVSEGVTSPRARELAVFLTSAIEGAIVIARATRDVGPLDSTHRQLRALVEAERGSARHDR
- a CDS encoding fatty-acid--CoA ligase, which gives rise to MTHWLDHSLVLASDYRVSHPERVGPLLERRQDGLRDLGAHHALVYTSTTDPERVLAVIAVHAREPVLDLLRSRVFFEWFDAVGVDDIPAVFAGELIERLVLNPAAEATVPEVVVSMVTPVDDLAALRRHVHETSDDMRGAGVRTVTIFSAFDNPLEVMMLLQIDDEDHARHWLSDSELAAEWLVKAGIGAYPPVFVGRFDTMVRIGGDR
- a CDS encoding molybdopterin-dependent oxidoreductase, translated to MTAEWQPTACILCECNCGIVVQVEDRVLAKIRGDKQHPASQGYTCNKALRLDHYQNSRNRLTAPLRRRADGSYEEIDWDTAITEIADGFAKVRDEHGGDKIFYYGGGGQGNHLGGAYSGAFLKAIGSRYRSNALAQEKTGEYWVDAHLYGGHTRGEFEHAEVAVFVGKNPWMSQSFPRARVVLNDIAKDPARSMIVIDPVVTDTAKLADFHLRVQPGTDAWCLAALAAVLVQEQLCDEPFLAEHVTGVDTVRAVLADVPIGDYARRCGVDDDLLRAAARRIAAAASVSVFEDLGIQQAPNSTLCSYLNKLLWILTGNFAKRGAQHLHSSFAPLFAVGGVGRTPVTGAPVIAGLVPSNVVPQEILTEHEDRFRAMIVESSNPAHSIADSPAVIAALESLELLVVIDVAMTETARLADYVLPAASQFEKPEATFFNLEFPHNTFHLRHPLMEPLPGTLAEPEIWARLVRALGVVDDAELAPLRRAATEGLDAYAQAFLIAVSTNPALGRVLPFVLYETLGPTLPDGLAGAAALWGLAQKTAMAYPEAVRRAGHADGNALFEAIMSSRSGVTFTEHEYVDDFALITHPDRRIALDIPEMLDGVRALRDAPTRLTSAEFPMVLSAGERRAYTANDILRDPSWRKRDIDGALRISPEDATAIGLVDGGRARITTSAGTAEATVEISDVMLAGHVSLPNGYGVDYVEPDGSATTPGVAPNALTSTEWRDPYAGTPWHKHVPARVEAVAGAR
- a CDS encoding NAD(P)H-dependent amine dehydrogenase family protein; amino-acid sequence: MAIRVALIGTGNCGSLALKQLITDRRFDLTAVWVSSDAKVGKDAGELAGLDVSTGVLATNDLQAIVASNPECVVYCAMGDVRLAEAMADVRLFLAAGINVVGSAPGVLQYPWQVIPDKYIERVEQAAREGNSSVFITGVDPGFATDLLPFALAGTCQSIQQIRTMEIADYATYDGVTVMFDVMGFGNEIGDFPMLFQPGVLGIAWGTAIRQLAAGLGVEVDEIRDSVEQEPAPEDLDVAAGHIAKGTVAALRFQIEGMVKGHPVIVIEHVTRLRADLRPDWAQPAHPGGSYRVEITGEPSYVVDIVPTSRHGGAPYAAILAAAARIVNSIPDVLAAAPGIRTTLDLPLLTGRGVVSVG
- a CDS encoding nitronate monooxygenase; amino-acid sequence: MHTPLCDQLGIEFPIFAFTHCRDVVVAVSKAGGFGVLGAVGFTPEQLEIELNWIDEHIGEHTYGVDIVIPNKYEGMDSNLSADELAKMLVDMVPQEHLDFAKKILTDHGVPLTAEDNESTLQLLGWTEATATPQVEVALKHPKMTLIANALGTPPKDMIDHIHAEGRTVAALCGSPSQARKHADAGVDIIIAQGGEAGGHSGEIGSIVLWPQVVKEVAPVPVLAAGGIGSGQQIAAALALGAQGAWTGSQWLMVEEAENTPVQQAAYVKAGSHDTVRSRSFTGKPARMLRNDWTDAWENPDNPQPLGMPLQFMVSGLAVSATNKYPNESVDVAFNPVGQVVGQFSKVEKTSAVIERWVQEYLEATGALNALNEAAGV
- a CDS encoding (2Fe-2S)-binding protein; translated protein: MYVCLCAGVTNQAVARAVDAGATTSRQVADACGAGSECGRCRRTVRAIIDSRRGAEAPQQVPGGPDRCSP